One genomic window of Fusarium keratoplasticum isolate Fu6.1 chromosome 3, whole genome shotgun sequence includes the following:
- a CDS encoding Phospholipid-transporting ATPase → MTTTTTTDGHLDPQAINATQRARWATQRKSVNSSNNKRNSLMNRIGHKKTGSNEKNSPPSDGSDPPGDDQPTHDAAENHDDDVEEEDNENRTLFFNQPLPEELVDENGHPIQSFTRNKIRTAKYTPISFVPKNLWFQFHNVANIFFLFLVILVIFPIFGGVNPGLNAVPLIFIITVTAIKDAIEDYRRTILDIELNNAPVHRLRNWTNVNVLEGDVSVWRQFKKANSRFFGLIWRSTQSLWSKKAKEELAKRKMGPSQEDAPRPSVESHRTRRSVRGSIASPFTNRESFMSAREDIQMTPVPSPSPQATGPHIQIQLPDQQDAKRSAALAQMKSDFINYTHPAAGARFQKDAWKSLVVGDFVRIYNDEELPADIIILSTSDPDGACYVETKNLDGETNLKVRQAVRCGRSLKHARDCERAEFVIESEAPQPNLYKYNGAIKWQQIVPGYADDEPEDMTEPITIDNLLLRGCNLRNTEWVLGVVVYTGHDTKIMQNAGITPSKRARIAREMNFNVVCNFGILLIMCLLSAIVNGVAWAKTDASLYFFDFGSIGGKPAMSGFITFWAAIILFQNLVPISLYITLEIVRTLQAIFIFSDVDMYYEKIDQPCIPKSWNISDDVGQIEYIFSDKTGTLTQNVMEFKKATINGQPYGEAYTEAQAGMQKRLGVDVEKEAERIRVEIADAKVRAIAGLRRIHDSPYLHDEDVTFIAPDFVSDLAGEHGPEQQQANNYFMLALALCHTVIAERIDGDSPKMIFKAQSPDEEALVSTARDMGFTVLGHSGEGINLNVLGEDRHYQILNTIEFNSSRKRMSSIVRMPDGRIVLFCKGADSVIYARLKRGEQKELRKETAEHLEMFAREGLRTLCIAHKEISEQEYRTWKKEHDAAASALEDREEKLEAVAELIEHDLYLIGGTAIEDRLQDGVPDTIALLGDAGIKLWVLTGDKVETAINIGFSCNLLNNDMELIHLKVEEDEAGEVTDDTFLDMAEKLLDDNLKTFNITGSDEDLAHAKKNHEPPAPTHGLVIDGFTLRWVLNDRLKQKFLLLCKQCKSVLCCRVSPAQKAAVVAMVKNGLDVMTLSIGDGANDVAMIQEADVGVGIAGVEGRQAAMSSDYAIAQFRFLQRLVLVHGRWSYRRLAESISNFFYKNMVWTFAIFWYGLYCDFDMTYLFDYTYILMFNLFFTSVPVAIMGVLDQDVSDKVSLAVPQLYRRGIERLEWTQLKFWLYMVDGVYQSVMVFFIPYLLFEPGIVVTGNGLGVEDRLRFGAYIAHPAVITINMYILINTYRWDWLMVLIVVISDVFIFFWTGVYTSFTSSDFFYGTAAQVYQEASFWAVFFLVPVICLFPRFAIKALQKVYWPYDVDIIREQERMGKFAYLTEKEESNDPLTADTKSDKSKSSKSSRKSRKAAKHMAYGSVDEDLRPIYPPSTATRTTTYNQHSQNGSDSTNYTGPRMSMDVPMQARPSIDRARPSYDRVRASMDRVRPSFEASSDFTSAARLSRIESSQSQGGRFRPRLRGLSLTKSANV, encoded by the exons ATGACCACCACAACAACCACTGACGGTCACCTTGATCCTCAGGCCATTAATGCTACCCAGCGAGCGCGATGGGCCACCCAGAGAAAAAGCGTCAatagcagcaacaacaagcgCAACTCCCTAATGAACCGCATCGGACACAAGAAGACAGGCTCGAATGAGAAGAACTCACCACCCTCCGACGGTTCCGATCCGCCCGGTGACGACCAACCAACTCACGACGCTGCCGAGAACCACGACGATGAtgtagaggaggaggataatGAGAACCGAACGCTCTTTTTCAATCAACCTCTGCCGGAAGAGCTTGTCGACGAGAATGGTCACCCCATCCAGTCCTTCACGCGTAACAAGATTCGAACGGCCAAGTATACACCCATATCCTTCGTGCCCAAGAACCTGTGGTTCCAGTTCCACAATGTCGCCAACATTTTCTTCTTGTTCCTGGTTATCCTGGTC ATCTTCCCCATCTTTGGCGGCGTGAATCCCGGCCTGAACGCTGTTCCCCtgatcttcatcatcactgtCACGGCTATCAAGGATGCCATCGAAGATTACCGAAGAACCATTCTCGATATCGAGCTTAACAATGCCCCGGTTCATCGACTGCGAAACTGGACAAATGTCAACGTCCTCGAGGGAGACGTCTCCGTCTGGCGACAGTTCAAGAAAGCCAACTCGCGCTTTTTCGGTCTCATCTGGCGCTCTACCCAGAGCCTGTGgtccaagaaggccaaggaggagctggccaagcGGAAGATGGGCCCATCGCAGGAGGATGCTCCTCGCCCCTCTGTTGAATCGCATCGTACCAGACGATCTGTGCGCGGGTCTATCGCTTCACCTTTCACGAACCGCGAGTCTTTCATGTCCGCCCGCGAGGATATTCAGATGACCCCCGTTCCATCCCCGTCGCCCCAGGCTACGGGCCCGCATATTCAGATCCAGCTTCCCGACCAGCAGGACGCCAAGCGTTCAGCGGCTCTCGCACAGATGAAGTCGGATTTCATCAACTATACTCATCCCGCCGCTGGCGCTCGATTCCAAAAGGATGCCTGGAAGAGCCTGGTTGTGGGCGATTTTGTGCGAATTTACAATGACGAGGAGCTTCCTGCCGACATCATTATTCTTTCCACCTCTGACCCCGATGGAGCCTGCTATGTTGAGACCAAGAACTTGGATGGTGAGACCAACCTCAAGGTCCGCCAGGCTGTGCGCTGTGGCCGATCTCTCAAGCACGCCCGTGACTGCGAACGCGCCGAATTCGTTATCGAGAGCGAGGCTCCCCAACCCAACCTGTACAAGTACAACGGTGCCATCAAGTGGCAGCAGATTGTGCCTGGCTATGCTGACGACGAGCCCGAGGATATGACGGAGCCCATCACTATTGACAATCTCCTTCTACGTGGTTGCAACCTCCGAAACACCGAATGGGTTCTTGGTGTGGTGGTCTACACTGGTCACGACACCAAGATTATGCAGAATGCCGGTATTACCCCTAGTAAGCGCGCACGAATTGCCCGAGAGATGAACTTCAACGTTGTCTGCAACTTTGGTATCCTGCTCATCATGTGTCTCCTGTCCGCTATCGTCAACGGCGTCGCATGGGCAAAGACGGATGCCTCGCTCTACTTTTTCGATTTCGGCTCTATTGGTGGAAAACCCGCTATGAGTGGTTTCATCACCTTCTGGGCTGCTATCATTCTCTTCCAGAACTTGGTTCCCATCTCCCTCTACATCACTCTGGAAATCGTTCGAACCCTGcaggccatcttcatcttcagcgATGTGGACATGTACTACGAAAAGATCGACCAGCCTTGTATTCCCAAATCCTGGAACATCTCGGATGACGTTGGCCAAATCGAGTACATCTTCTCCGACAAGACCGGTACACTCACCCAGAACGTCATggagttcaagaaggccacGATCAATGGACAGCCTTACGGAGAGGCTTATACCGAAGCCCAGGCTGGAATGCAGAAGCGACTTGGTGTCGATGTTGAGAAGGAAGCTGAGAGGATCCGAGTCGAGATCGCTGACGCCAAGGTTCGCGCAATTGCCGGCCTTCGGAGAATTCATGACAGCCCGTACCTTCACGATGAGGACGTCACCTTCATTGCCCCCGATTTCGTTTCCGACCTGGCTGGCGAGCACGGCCCCGAACAGCAACAGGCCAACAACTACTTCATGCTTGCTCTGGCTCTTTGCCATACCGTTATTGCTGAAAGGATCGATGGTGATTCGCCCAAGATGATCTTCAAGGCTCAGTCTCCCGATGAGGAAGCTCTTGTCTCTACCGCTCGTGATATGGGTTTCACAGTTCTCGGCCACTCGGGCGAAGGCATCAACCTGAACGTTTTGGGTGAGGACCGGCATTACCAGATTCTCAACACGATCGAGTTCAACTCGAGCCGTAAGCGAATGAGTTCAATTGTGCGAATGCCCGATGGTCGTATTGTTCTGTTCTGCAAGGGTGCCGACAGTGTCATCTACGCTCGCCTCAAGCGGGGAGAGCAGAAGGAGCTCAGGAAGGAAACAGCTGAACACCTGGAGATGTTTGCCCGAGAAGGTCTCCGTACCCTCTGCATTGCCCACAAGGAAATTTCTGAGCAAGAGTATCGAacctggaagaaggagcacgacgctgctgcttctgcacTTGAAGACcgagaggagaagctcgaggctgTGGCTGAGCTGATTGAGCACGATCTCTACTTGATTGGTGGTACTGCTATTGAGGATCGTCTGCAGGATGGTGTGCCTGACACTATTGCCCTCCTGGGTGACGCTGGTATCAAGCTCTGGGTTCTCACAggcgacaaggtcgagaCTGCCATCAACATCGGCTTCTCATGCAACCTGCTCAACAACGACATGGAACTGATTCACTTGAaggtggaagaggatgaggctggagaAGTGACTGACGACACCTTCCTCGACATGGCGGAGAAGTTGCTGGACGACAACCTGAAGACTTTCAACATCACGGGCAGCGACGAGGACCTCGCccatgccaagaagaaccacGAGCCTCCTGCACCTACTCACGGACTGGTCATTGATGGATTTACACTTAGATGGGTCCTCAACGACCGTCTGAAGCAAAAGTTCCTCTTGCTCTGCAAGCAGTGCAAGTCGGTTCTTTGCTGCCGAGTCAGTCCCGCTCAGAAAGCTGCTGTCGtcgccatggtcaagaatGGTTTGGATGTTATGACGCTCTCAATCGGTGATGGTGCCAACGATGTCGCCATGATCCAAGAGGCTGATGTCGGTGTCGGTATCGCTGGTGTCGAAGGTCGCCAGGCCGCTATGTCTTCCGATTATGCCATTGCTCAGTTCCGGTTCCTTCAGAGACTTGTACTTGTCCACGGTCGTTGGTCTTACCGCCGCCTGGCCGAGAGTATCAGCAACTTCTTCTACAAGAACATGGTGTGGACGTTCGCCATCTTCTGGTACGGCCTTTACTGCGACTTCGACATGACCTATCTCTTCGACTACACCTACATTCTCATGTTCAACCTGTTCTTCACCTCGGTGCCCGTCGCCATTATGGGTGTGCTGGATCAAGATGTTTCTGACAAGGTATCGTTGGCCGTTCCTCAGCTCTACCGCCGAGGTATTGAGCGACTGGAGTGGACCCAGCTCAAGTTCTG GCTCTACATGGTTGACGGTGTCTACCAGTCGGTTATggtcttcttcatcccctACTTGCTCTTCGAGCCAGGTATCGTTGTGACCGGCAACGGACTCGGTGTGGAGGACCGTCTCCGGTTCGGTGCCTACATTGCTCACCCGGCCGTCATCACGATCAACATGTACATCTTGATCAACACGTACCGATGGGACTGGCTCATGGTGCTCATTGTCGTTATCAGCGACGtgttcatcttcttctggaCCGGAGTGTACACGTCCTTCACTTCATCCGACTTCTTCTACGGAACCGCCGCCCAGGTGTACCAAGAAGCGTCGTTCTgggccgtcttcttcctggTGCCCGTCATCTGCCTCTTCCCTCGATTTGCTATCAAGGCTCTCCAGAAGGTGTACTGGCCTTACGATGTCGATATTATCCGTGAGCAAGAGAGGATGGGCAAGTTTGCTTATCtgacggagaaggaggagtcAAACGACCCTCTCACAGCCGACACCAAGAGcgacaagtccaagtcgTCTAAGAGCTCGAGGAAGTCGAGGAAGGCAGCCAAGCACATGGCGTATGGAAGCGTCGACGAGGACCTGCGACCAATCTACCCACCTTCGACGGCGACGCGAACCACAACGTATAATCAACATAGCCAGAATGGCAGTGACTCGACTAATTACACGGGTCCTCGCATGTCGATGGATGTTCCCATGCAGGCTCGGCCGTCTATTGACCGTGCCCGGCCATCATATGATCGCGTCCGAGCATCGATGGACAGGGTACGGCCCAGCTTCGAGGCCAGCAGCGACTTCACCTCAGCCGCACGATTATCAAGGATTGAGTCAAGTCAATCACAAGGCGGCCGGTTTCGCCCCCGACTCCGCGGTCTGTCGCTAACCAAGAGCGCCAACGTCTAA
- a CDS encoding Pre-rRNA-processing protein, whose translation MGSSNKKKKEKKKDFQKPKFKVGKDKAKASNFTDTSFKSKAIVMGHQSLSTVAPDIVQQFKHSLSLASGSKSDKQRREALAYLTSQLSSEPPTNPVGTHAVLAKLLPLISDSSTPVRSQLLKLLRVLPPAEVRHSVEQAIMFIRAGMTHLSADISNDSLGVMEWLLDVAEGDLVVCPGGWVKTLNSFCAMMGWALSSSKAGWSSGLRSGLRPKDASTYARQITTLSRFIEAGLRHEDEIPDDESEIWDNLYRIPRDSNAFEYLNLYGSRRDEEGEMYPSREARQRVFQRRFLEAIIKGADQAKKEGGATGRAAAGLDKVLEEGMGDYESSTAMDTQDLLSLW comes from the exons ATGGGTTCcagcaacaagaagaagaaggagaagaagaaggacttCCAG AAACCAAAGTTCAAGGTTGGAAAGGATAAGGCAAAGGCCTCCAACTTTACAGACACAAGTTTCAAGTCAAAAG CCATTGTGATGGGACACCAGTCCCTCTCAACAGTCGCACCAGATATCGTCCAGCAGTTCAAGCATAGTCTATCACTCGCCTCTGGATCTAAATCCGACAAGCAACGACGAGAAGCATTGGCCTACCTCACAAGCCAACTCTCATCAGAACCACCTACCAACCCCGTGGGGACTCACGCTGTTCTCGCCAAGCTACTCCCTCTCATCTCCGACAGCTCGACGCCAGTACGAAGCCAACTCCTCAAACTTCTTAGAGTTCTCCCCCCGGCAGAAGTCAGGCACAGTGTGGAACAGGCCATCATGTTCATTCGAGCAGGCATGACGCATCTTTCAGCCGACATTAGCAACGATTCTCTCGGGGTGATGGAATGGCTATTGGACGTCGCCGAGGGTGACTTGGTTGTATGTCCAGGAGGGTGGGTGAAGACGCTCAACAGCTTCTGCGccatgatgggatgggcatTATCATCGTCCAAGGCTGGATGGTCGTCAGGGTTGCGGTCCGGTCTTCGTCCCAAGGATGCTTCAACATACGCCCGTCAGATTACCACACTATCACGATTCATCGAGGCTGGCCTTCGACATGAGGATGAGATACCGGATGACGAATCAGAAATCTGGGACAACTTGTACAGAATCCCCCGAGACTCGAATGCTTTTGAATATCTGAACCTGTACGGTTCCCGAcgcgacgaggagggcgagaTGTATCCAAGCCGAGAAGCCAGACAGCGAGTGTTCCAGCGGAGGTTCTTGGAAGCGATAATAAAAGGTGCCGACCaggcgaagaaggagggcggcgCAACTGGGCGTGCAGCGGCCGGTCTCGACAAAGTGCTAGAAGAAGGGATGGGTGACTATGAGAGCTCGACGGCGATGGATACCCAGGATCTGTTAAGTCTTTGGTAA
- a CDS encoding Aldedh domain-containing protein produces MDHQEPFILTAWRRFNELAAEYNISQNTLSAIATGTAIVFTFLLIRITNAIAKASVSAATGRPRRYTVPAPKIPEPRTYVDVPSVKISGSSAVQCYAPATGQFLGNVNAATPAAIDRAVASAAAAQKTWAETTFDQRRAVLRSMMQHVLDNAEEIVKIACLDSGKTMVDAQLGEILVTVEKIQWTLAHGEKALRPSRRPTNFLMMYKRNTVHYEPLGVVAALVSWNYPFHNLIGPVISALFSGNGIIVKVSEQTAWSSSYFAGIARGALVAHGFDPQLVQTVVCWPQTAGHLTSHPGVSHITFIGSQSVAHHVAASAAKSLTPVVAELGGKDPFIILDSASRDIKRIAEVILRGTFQAAGQNCIGIERVIAPGAIHDKLVELLAPRVKALRLGPEADVGAMISDASFDRLEELIAEAVSQGARLLAGGKRYNHPDYPQGHYFQPTFLADVTPDMRIAQNECFAPVLTLLRAKSSSPEDILSIANIDNFGLGASVHGSERDPNLQPIVKGLRAGMVAVNDFAVYYAVQLPFGGVGGSGYGRFAGEEGLRGLCNAKAVCEDRFGWLGVRTSIPPPVQYPVASQPNSWKFTQGVVELGYGGPTRKIKGLAKILKNM; encoded by the exons ATGGATCATCAGGAACCGTTCATTCTCACCGCTTGGCGGCGGTTCAATGAGCTTGCTGCCGAGTACAACATCTC ACAAAACACCCTCTCGGCCATCGCAACCGGCACTGCCATCGTCTTTaccttcctcctcatccgcaTCACCAACGCTATAGCAAAGGCTTCCGTATCGGCCGCCACGGGCCGCCCCCGCCGCTACACGGTCCCCGCGCCCAAGATCCCAGAGCCTCGTACCTATGTCGACGTCCCCTCCGTCAAGATCTCGGGCAGCTCCGCTGTTCAGTGCTACGCTCCGGCTACGGGACAGTTCCTCGGCAATGTAAACGCCGCGACGCCTGCTGCTATCGACCGCGCCGTCGCGtctgcggctgctgctcagAAGACATGGGCCGAGACCACGTTTGACCAGCGCCGGGCCGTGCTGCGCTCGATGATGCAGCACGTTCTTGACAATGCGGAGGAGATCGTCAAGATTGCTTGCTTGGACAGCGGAAAGACCATGGTTGATGCTCAGCTTGGTGAGATTCTCGTCACGGTTGAGAAGATCCAGTGGACTCTTGCCCACGGCGAGAAGGCTCTGCGCCCCTCGAGACGTCCGACCAACTTTCTCATGATGTATAAGCGCAACACGGTGCACTATGAGCCTCTGGGTGTCGTCGCTGCTCTTGTCAGCTGGAACTACCCCTTCCACAACCTGATTGGTCCCGTCATCAGCGCTCTCTTTTCTGGCAATGGTatcatcgtcaaggtctCTGAGCAGACGGCTTGGTCCAGTTCTTACTTTGCCGGTATCGCCCGCGGCGCCCTCGTCGCTCATGGCTTTGACCCCCAACTTGTCCAGACTGTTGTGTGCTGGCCCCAAACGGCCGGCCATCTCACCTCCCACCCCGGCGTGAGCCACATCACCTTCATCGGCTCCCAGAGCGTCGCCCACCATGTTGCTGCCAGTGCTGCCAAGAGTCTGACtcctgttgttgctgagctTGGCGGCAAGGACCCGTTTATTATTCTCGACTCTGCCTCCCGTGATATCAAGCGTATCGCTGAAGTCATCCTTCGGGGAACCTTCCAGGCCGCTGGCCAGAACTGCATCGGCATTGAGCGTGTTATTGCCCCCGGCGCCATCCACGATAAGctcgtcgagcttcttgcaCCTCGTGTCAAGGCTCTCCGCTTGGGTCCAGAGGCCGACGTTGGTGCCATGATCTCGGACGCCTCCTTCGATCGCCTCGAGGAACTCATCGCCGAAGCCGTCTCCCAGGGAGCCCGTCTTCTTGCTGGCGGCAAGCGTTACAACCACCCCGACTATCCCCAGGGCCACTACTTCCAGCCGACTTTCCTCGCCGACGTGACACCCGACATGCGCATCGCCCAGAACGAGTGCTTCGCCCCTGTTCTGACCCTCCTCCGCGCAAAGTCCTCATCTCCTGAGGACATCCTCTCCATTGCCAACATCGACAACTTTGGCCTCGGAGCCTCTGTCCACGGCTCTGAGCGTGACCCCAACCTGCAACCCATCGTCAAGGGTCTACGTGCTGGAATGGTCGCCGTTAATGATTTTGCCGTCTACTACGCCGTTCAGCTGCCGTTTGGTGGTGTCGGTGGCTCTGGTTACGGCCGCTTCGCTGGCGAAGAGGGTCTTCGTGGCCTGTGCAATGCCAAGGCTGTGTGTGAGGACCGCTTCGGCTGGCTGGGCGTCCGCACGAGCATCCCCCCTCCTGTGCAGTATCCCGTCGCAAGTCAGCCAAACAGTTGGAAGTTCACCCAAGGCGTTGTTGAACTGGGCTATGGAGGACCAACACGGAAAATCAAGGGCCTGGCTAAAATTCTCAAGAACATGTAG